A stretch of DNA from Parvularcula bermudensis HTCC2503:
CCGTACTGGATGACCTTCAAACAGGCGAAAGAACTAGGCGCGCATGTTCGCAAAGGCGAGCGCGGCAATCTGGTCGTCTATGCGAACACGATCACCAAGACCGAGGAACAGGACGACGGCAGCGAAGAGGAACGCAAAATCCCCTTCATGAAGGGATACAGCGTTTTCAATGTCGAGCAGATCGAGGGCTTGCCCGAGCACTACTACACCAAGCCGAAAGCGATCATCGACCCCGCGCGCCGCATTCTGCATGCGGAGGAATTCTTTACAAGCACGGGCGCAGACATCCGCCACGGCGGCAACTCAGCCCACTACAGCGGCGGCAGTGACCATGTGCAAATGCCGTACTTCGAGACCTTCAGGAGTCCCGAAGCCTACTATGCAACCTTGGCGCATGAGCTGACCCACTGGACCAAGCATCCCAAGCGCCTTGACCGCGGATTTGGCCGCAAGCGTTGGGGCGATGAAGGCTATGCCCGCGAAGAGCTTGTGGCCGAACTTGGTGCAGCATTTCTATGCGCTGACCTTGAACTCGCGCCCGAACCGCGCGCCGATCATGCGGCGTATATCCAGAGCTGGCTTAAGGTCCTGCAAAACGACAAGCGCGCGATCTTCAGCGCTGCCGCCCATGCCCAGCGTGCCGCCGATTTCCTGCATGGGCTTCAGCCTGTCATCGAAGAAGTAAGCAACGTCGCGTGACAATCAGGCAAAATTTGCGGCTGGCCTGAAGGCCAGCCGCGTTGATGGCCTCATAGACCTGGCGGGCGGACCGCCAGTTCGGCCTCGATATTGTGCAGCGATGCAAGAGCATTGCTGCGTTCAATCGATCCGCGAGGAGCGGAAGCAAAGGCGTTGAAAGCCTCGCGTAAGAGGGCATGCAGTTCGGCTGTGCTGCGCGATGCTGCATCGAAGCGTGTGATGAGTCTCATCGTCACCTCCTGTTGATTGTCAGGAGGCCCCGAACCGTTCAGGGCCTTTCGGCCCTCGCACACATCATCCATGGCCCAGTGAAGGCGCTGATGGGTCGGGGTAACGCACTCGAAATCTACTGGAAGGTGTCGCTGAAAAACGCGTGAACAGGCATTCGGTGTCGGCAGTTGGCGCAGCATGAATGGACCTTTGCCCGCGCATGGCTTGCAGCAATTCGCCTTTCCCCTGACCGAACGCGGATCGCGCATCAATATCCTGCCCGCACCAGTTCGGCGAAGGCCTCACCCGTGTTGGACATGACGCGGCGATCCTTTGCCTTCGGTCTCATCGGGGGCGTTAGCAAGCCAACCCGAACAAAGGAGATCAATCATGGCACGCAACAACACCCAAACCGCGCAAGAGCGCACACGCGAGTTCCGCGCA
This window harbors:
- a CDS encoding ArdC family protein; translated protein: MKSDIYERVTNKIIADLEQGELTWLKPWSAGNMEGKITKPLRHNGVPYSGINILMLWGASIEAGFLSPYWMTFKQAKELGAHVRKGERGNLVVYANTITKTEEQDDGSEEERKIPFMKGYSVFNVEQIEGLPEHYYTKPKAIIDPARRILHAEEFFTSTGADIRHGGNSAHYSGGSDHVQMPYFETFRSPEAYYATLAHELTHWTKHPKRLDRGFGRKRWGDEGYAREELVAELGAAFLCADLELAPEPRADHAAYIQSWLKVLQNDKRAIFSAAAHAQRAADFLHGLQPVIEEVSNVA